A single region of the Etheostoma cragini isolate CJK2018 chromosome 3, CSU_Ecrag_1.0, whole genome shotgun sequence genome encodes:
- the LOC117939327 gene encoding olfactory receptor 2A14-like: MKNSTQVSYFILVAYFNIGLFKYLLFVIMMCFYVLIICANVLLIVVICVNRSLHEPMYLFLVSLFVNELYGSTGLFPFLLVQILSDIHTVSAPFCFLQIFCLYTYAAIQFINLSIMSYDRYLAICYPLQYNTRMKSNKVVLLIALTWLFPLIETAVPIFISSSLQLCGNTIDKVYCNNYYVVKLACSETTVNNIYGLFSTCLFVFVPLLLILYTYMRILKVCFSGSKQTRQKAVSTCTPHLASLINFSFGSFFEIVQSRFNMSSFPVMLRIFMSLYFLTCQPIFNPLIYGLQMTKIRSSCKSLIFGKM; encoded by the coding sequence ATGAAAAACTCTACTCAGGTTTCATATTTCATTCTTGTAGCATACTTTAATATCGGGCTCTTTAAATACTTACTGTTTGTGAtcatgatgtgtttttatgttttaattatctGTGCCAATGTGTTGCTGATTGTGGTTATCTGTGTGAACAGGAGCTTACATGAACCTATGTACCTTTTTCTGGTCAGcctgtttgtaaatgaactgtatggTAGTACAGGGTTGTTTCCATTCCTTCTGGTTCAGATCCTCTCTGACATTCACACTGTTTCTGCTCCCTTCTGCTTCCTGCAGATTTTCTGCTTGTATACTTATGCAGCTAtacaatttattaatttatccATCATGTCTTATGACAGATATCTAGCTATCTGTTATCCTCTGCAGTATAACACACGTATGAAATCTAACAAGGTTGTTCTGCTTATTGCTCTGACATGGTTATTTCCATTGATTGAAACTGCTGTCCCGATATTTATAAGTTCCTCTTTACAGCTGTGTGGAAACACTATTGACAAAGTTTACTGTAACAACTATTATGTTGTGAAACTGGCCTGCTCTGAGACTACTGTGAACAACATTTATGGACTCTTTAGcacttgtctttttgtctttgttcctCTCCTTTTAATCCTCTACACCTACATGAGGatccttaaagtgtgtttttctggttctaAGCAGACGAGACAGAAAGCTGTCAGTACCTGCACACCCCACCTCGCTTCTCTCATCAACTTCTCTTTTGGTTCTTTCTTTGAAATAGTTCAGAGCAGGTTTAATATGAGCAGTTTTCCTGTGATGTTGCGGATTTTCATGTCACTATACTTTCTGACCTGCCAACCGATCTTTAACCCTTTAATATATGGACTGCAAATGACTAAAATACGGAGCTCATGTAAAAGTCTGATCTTTGGTAAAATGTAG